The window ACTCATTGGATTGAAATGCTACTTCACCCGCTACAAAATAACATTTTTCACCATTCGACAAAGCAATGCCTAACAGTTCACTTGTATGATATTGCTCATTATACATTTCTAAATGTACGGCCATTACATCGTCTAAAATTGTGGAGTCAATTTGGTCTATAATCTGGAATTCTACCTCTGTCGTTTCTGGCTCTTCTGAAACATATTCTGATTTCTCCAGAAGTGTTTTAAAGGATAGTTCCTTCCAAACTTCAATTACATCTTCCATATTCGGACCATTATATAAAATATCCTCAATAGAAACCTCTATTGGCGCATTTGTTTCAATTGTAGCTAATGCCTTACTCATAATTGCCTGTTCTTCATTGGCAACAAGTTTTTCCTTTAACTTGGCACCACTCACTTTATCAAGTGCTTTGTACAGATCCTCTACTGAACCATGTTCCTTTAAAAGCTTAATAGCTGTCTTTTCTCCTACACCAGGCACTCCAGGAATATTATCTGAAGCATCACCCATTAAGCCTTTCATATCAATAATCTGTAGAGGAGTTAAACCATACTTTTCTTGCACATGTTCAGGTGTGTATTTTTCAATATCAGTGATGCCTTTTCGCGTAATATATACAGTAGTCTTATCTGTCGCAAGCTGCGTTAAATCTTTATCTCCAGAAACTACCACAACCTCTTGACCCTTTACATCCGCTTGTTTACTCAATGTGCCAATAATATCGTCCGCCTCATACATTTCCAGTTCGTATCGCTTAATGCCATAAGCATCGATCAACTTACGTATATAAGGAAATTGTTCTGAAAGCTCAGGAGGTGTTTTTTGTCTTCCACCTTTATATTCGCCAAATGTAGAATGACGGAAAGTTGTTTTTCCAGCATCAAATGCCACTAACATATGGGTTGGATTTTCTTCTTCCATAATTTTTTGAAGCATCATTGTAAAGCCATACACTGCATTTGTATGTATGCCATGTTCGTTAGTTAATAAGGGCAGGGCAAAAAAAGCTCGATAAGCCAAACTGTTGCCATCTAATAATAGAATTTTTTCGGATGACATATACATTCACTCCTTCATAATAAAAACGTCATTCCCTATATCTTACCATGACAGTAAGGGGAATGACGATTCAAATACTATTCTAAGTAACCAGATAAAATTTTCGCATATGGAGAATCAGATGGGATAATAATCATCGTATCTTCCCCAATTGTTTTCTTATAAGATTCTAATGTTCGGTATAAGGAATAGAACTCAGGATCCTTCGAGAAACTATCGTTATAAATTTGTGCTGCCTCTGCTTCTCCGTCCGCTTTAATCATCGCTGCATCTTTATTAGCTGTAGCTAGCATTTCCCGAACTTCACGATCCGTGTCCGCTTCTATCCGACGTTTATCTGCATCCCCAGTGGACAGGAATTTTTGTGCAATACTTTGTCTTTCAGAAATCATTTCATTATAAACAGATTGCTCATTTTCCTGAGGCAGATCTGTACGCTTAATACGAACATCTATTACTTCAATTCCGTAATTATCTTTTTTCAATAATTCATTTACGTGGCTAGTTATTTGATCATTTAAGCTTCCTCTTGAGGAATTTTCATCGTTAATAATCTCACTATATTCTAATTGACCTAGCTCTGAACGAACGACCGAATAAATAAATTCCTCCATACGAGAGCCAGCTCCAACCAATGTACCTGCGCTTGAAATCATTTCTTTTGGATTCACTACTCTCCAAACAGCATAATTATCTATA is drawn from Psychrobacillus sp. INOP01 and contains these coding sequences:
- the hflC gene encoding protease modulator HflC, with product MADNKNPFSSLEAKFKTVENKPSKAPKEKKPMDYKKYTKPFIAIFLVFVLFIIALANIYVVKEGEFKVIRQFGEIKGIKDTPGLHMKIPFLQSVTTIPKYQMNYKLSEAEINTKDKRRIIIDNYAVWRVVNPKEMISSAGTLVGAGSRMEEFIYSVVRSELGQLEYSEIINDENSSRGSLNDQITSHVNELLKKDNYGIEVIDVRIKRTDLPQENEQSVYNEMISERQSIAQKFLSTGDADKRRIEADTDREVREMLATANKDAAMIKADGEAEAAQIYNDSFSKDPEFYSLYRTLESYKKTIGEDTMIIIPSDSPYAKILSGYLE